One window from the genome of Catenulispora sp. MAP5-51 encodes:
- the ahcY gene encoding adenosylhomocysteinase, with product MKHHIHEQEIDILRFAVADLDLAASGRLQIELAEHEMPGLMALRAEHAAAQPLRGARIAGSLHMTVQTAVLIETLVALGAEVRWVSCNIFSTQDEAAAAVVVGPGGTPEKPIGTAVFAWKGETLEEYWWCTRQLFDFGDGRGPDLLVDGGGDATLLVHLGAEYETAGRVPAPEPGAHEERRLILGLLADSLAEDGRRFTGIAAGLRGVSEETTNGVARLYKLAREGRLLFPAINVNDSVTKSKFDNKYGIRHSLPDGLNRATDVMLGGKLAVVCGYGDVGKGAAEALRGQGARVAVTEIDPINALQAAMDGFQVARLEELVADAHIFVTATGGTGAIRAEHLARMRYNAIVGNVGHFDTEIDLAALAAYPGVTKIEIKPQVHQWTFPDGHAVLVLSEGRLFNLGNATGHPSFVMSASFANQVLAQIELFTNQGQYEDAVYRLPKHLDEKVARLHLDALGVQLTELSAEQAEYLGVEIEGPYKAEHYRY from the coding sequence ATGAAGCACCACATCCACGAGCAGGAGATCGACATCCTGCGGTTCGCCGTCGCCGATCTGGACCTGGCCGCCTCCGGCCGCCTCCAGATCGAGCTGGCCGAGCACGAGATGCCCGGCCTGATGGCGCTGCGCGCCGAGCACGCGGCGGCGCAGCCGCTGCGCGGCGCCCGGATCGCCGGCTCCCTGCACATGACCGTGCAGACCGCGGTCCTCATCGAGACCCTCGTCGCGCTCGGCGCCGAGGTCCGCTGGGTGTCCTGCAACATCTTCTCCACCCAGGACGAGGCGGCGGCCGCGGTCGTCGTCGGGCCCGGCGGCACCCCCGAGAAGCCCATCGGCACCGCGGTGTTCGCCTGGAAGGGCGAGACGCTCGAGGAGTACTGGTGGTGCACCCGCCAGCTCTTCGACTTCGGCGACGGCCGCGGCCCGGATCTGCTCGTCGACGGCGGCGGCGACGCCACCCTGCTGGTCCACCTCGGCGCCGAGTACGAGACCGCCGGCCGCGTCCCGGCCCCGGAGCCCGGCGCGCACGAGGAGCGCCGCCTGATCCTGGGCCTGCTGGCCGACAGCCTCGCCGAGGACGGCCGCCGCTTCACCGGCATCGCCGCGGGCCTGCGCGGAGTCTCGGAGGAGACCACCAACGGCGTCGCGCGGCTGTACAAGCTGGCCCGCGAGGGCCGCCTGCTGTTCCCGGCGATCAACGTCAACGACTCGGTCACCAAGTCGAAGTTCGACAACAAGTACGGCATCCGCCACTCCCTGCCCGACGGCCTGAACCGCGCCACCGACGTCATGCTCGGCGGCAAGCTGGCCGTGGTGTGCGGCTACGGCGACGTCGGCAAGGGCGCGGCCGAGGCACTGCGCGGCCAGGGCGCCCGCGTCGCGGTGACCGAGATCGACCCCATCAACGCCCTGCAGGCCGCGATGGACGGCTTCCAGGTCGCCCGCCTGGAGGAACTCGTCGCGGACGCGCACATCTTCGTCACGGCCACCGGCGGCACCGGTGCCATCCGCGCCGAGCACCTGGCCCGCATGCGCTACAACGCGATCGTCGGCAACGTCGGCCACTTCGACACCGAGATCGACCTGGCCGCCCTGGCCGCGTACCCGGGCGTGACGAAGATTGAGATCAAGCCCCAGGTCCACCAGTGGACGTTCCCCGACGGCCACGCGGTCCTGGTGCTCTCCGAAGGCCGCCTGTTCAACCTCGGCAACGCCACCGGCCACCCGAGCTTCGTGATGTCGGCCTCCTTCGCCAACCAGGTACTGGCCCAGATCGAACTGTTCACGAATCAGGGCCAGTACGAAGACGCGGTGTACCGGCTGCCGAAGCACCTCGACGAGAAGGTCGCGCGGCTGCACCTCGACGCGCTCGGCGTGCAGCTCACCGAGCTGAGCGCGGAGCAGGCCGAGTACCTCGGCGTGGAGATTGAGGGTCCTTATAAGGCCGAGCACTACCGTTACTGA
- a CDS encoding multicopper oxidase family protein produces MTGRAVLMITVLAILSAATGAVALASSTGTLNVAPAAAGQEQDEQDMVAGAPFQDPPDAVVTAGADGVPTITLDARDTQFDLAGRTVQGQSYNGSYVAPTIRFNPGAHVDVRLVNHLPVATNVHFHGLHIDPSSHSDDDFLCVAPGDTYTYRLVIPADHPQGTYWYHSHAIGATCPNGRTGPTAGDVENQIYAGLSGALIVGDDRTLLPPAYQHVTAHTLVLKDVQTDQAGDIVQNSASTRIDSDAPAVRLVNGELRPVLTMRPNETQLWRLINAGADIFYRLRLDGYRFTIVGEDGVPVAGVTTADTLLLPPAKRYDVLVTANAAPGESWLRTTSYSNGPQGDQYPDTALAQLSVTGDAVSRLPVLTGAVRTAPAGLDTAPIAKQRTLDLSESPDGLTFFINGKQFDPDTSVFPTPARLGTVEEWTILNESGEDHPFHLHTTAFQEMSVNGTTVPYTHMQDIAVVPHESSGVPGKVVIRVPIEDFPGRWLFHCHIAAHEDNGMMSFLNVES; encoded by the coding sequence GTCCTCGACAGGGACGCTGAACGTGGCGCCGGCGGCGGCCGGCCAGGAGCAGGACGAACAGGACATGGTCGCCGGCGCGCCGTTCCAGGATCCGCCCGACGCGGTCGTGACCGCCGGGGCCGACGGCGTCCCGACCATCACCCTCGACGCCCGCGACACCCAGTTCGACCTGGCCGGCCGGACCGTCCAGGGCCAGTCCTACAACGGCTCCTACGTCGCGCCGACGATCCGCTTCAACCCCGGCGCGCACGTGGACGTGCGGCTGGTCAACCACCTGCCGGTGGCGACCAACGTGCACTTCCACGGCCTGCACATCGATCCGTCGAGCCACTCCGACGACGACTTCCTGTGCGTCGCCCCGGGAGACACGTACACCTACCGGCTCGTGATCCCGGCGGACCATCCGCAGGGCACGTACTGGTACCACTCGCACGCCATAGGGGCGACGTGCCCGAACGGCCGCACCGGCCCCACGGCCGGCGATGTCGAGAACCAGATCTACGCCGGCCTGTCCGGCGCTCTGATCGTCGGCGACGACCGCACCCTGCTGCCTCCGGCCTACCAGCACGTCACCGCGCACACCCTGGTCCTGAAAGACGTCCAGACCGACCAGGCCGGCGACATCGTCCAGAACAGCGCGAGCACCAGGATCGACTCCGACGCCCCGGCCGTCCGCCTGGTCAACGGCGAGCTGCGCCCGGTGCTCACGATGCGCCCGAACGAGACGCAGCTGTGGCGCCTCATCAACGCCGGAGCCGACATCTTCTACCGGCTCCGCCTGGACGGCTACCGGTTCACCATCGTCGGCGAGGACGGCGTCCCGGTCGCGGGCGTCACCACCGCCGACACCCTGCTCCTGCCGCCGGCCAAACGCTACGACGTCCTGGTCACCGCGAACGCCGCCCCTGGCGAGAGCTGGCTGCGCACCACTTCCTACAGCAACGGACCCCAAGGAGATCAGTACCCCGACACCGCCCTCGCCCAGCTGAGCGTCACCGGCGACGCCGTCAGCCGCCTGCCGGTCCTCACCGGCGCGGTCCGGACCGCCCCGGCGGGCCTGGACACCGCGCCGATCGCGAAACAGCGGACCCTCGACCTCAGCGAGAGTCCCGACGGCCTCACCTTCTTCATCAACGGCAAGCAGTTCGACCCGGACACCTCGGTCTTCCCGACCCCGGCGCGCCTGGGGACCGTCGAGGAGTGGACGATCCTCAACGAGAGCGGCGAGGACCATCCGTTCCACCTGCACACCACCGCCTTCCAGGAGATGTCGGTGAACGGCACGACGGTGCCCTACACGCACATGCAGGACATCGCCGTGGTGCCCCACGAGTCCAGCGGAGTCCCGGGCAAGGTCGTGATCCGCGTCCCGATCGAGGACTTCCCGGGCCGGTGGCTGTTCCACTGCCACATCGCGGCGCACGAGGACAACGGCATGATGAGTTTCTTGAACGTGGAGTCCTAG
- a CDS encoding isochorismatase family protein, protein MPISPVSQTLRSVIGLDDTPPKLADATLVLVDFQNTYRTGVMALDGAEPALAAAARLLAAARAAGTKVVHVINDGGEGTPYDIRAEIGSISPEVAPVEGEPVVVKTFPNSFHATDLEKTLRELGAGPELVIAGFMTHMCVTFTAQGAFNLGYRPTVVADATATRSLAGPDGTPQPAETLQAAALTTIGDLFGVVVPDVEALVRG, encoded by the coding sequence ATGCCCATTTCGCCCGTTTCCCAGACGCTTCGCTCGGTCATCGGCCTCGACGACACCCCGCCGAAGCTGGCCGACGCCACGCTCGTCCTGGTCGACTTCCAGAACACCTACCGGACCGGAGTGATGGCCCTCGACGGCGCCGAGCCCGCCCTGGCGGCCGCCGCGCGTCTGCTCGCGGCGGCCCGGGCGGCGGGCACGAAGGTCGTGCACGTCATCAACGACGGCGGCGAGGGCACGCCCTACGACATCCGGGCCGAGATCGGCTCGATCAGCCCGGAGGTGGCACCGGTGGAAGGCGAGCCGGTGGTGGTGAAGACCTTCCCGAACTCCTTCCACGCGACCGACTTGGAGAAGACGCTGCGCGAGCTCGGCGCCGGACCGGAGCTGGTGATCGCCGGCTTCATGACCCACATGTGCGTGACCTTCACCGCGCAGGGAGCCTTCAACCTCGGCTACCGCCCGACGGTCGTCGCCGACGCCACCGCGACCCGTTCGCTCGCCGGTCCCGACGGGACACCGCAGCCTGCTGAGACGCTGCAGGCCGCGGCGCTGACGACGATCGGGGACTTGTTCGGGGTCGTGGTGCCGGACGTGGAGGCGCTGGTCAGGGGGTGA
- a CDS encoding transglutaminase-like domain-containing protein, translating to MTADIAPDVAAYYGTHSDYSDPGSLAARFADLPTDLALLARVVRNLLIHRAEGAMFGRAIAVDRLHHDAETRYVDGIVRLLVERDGRSLTLPREVGDRFVGVCRDFALLHCSFLRSAGVPARIRCGFATYLDADLHSDHVVTEYWDALRGWRLADPQMADPRSAAAFGLDFDPMDVPRERFLVAGTAWRAIREGHADPLTFGHWRPEDPLAGEWFVAQSVRLDVAAVNKAEMLLWDIWGTAEDGYRAVSDAQRDLYDRVTEAVADEVDFDAARALYSRDDRLRVPRRVWSLAPFSGPAHVDLRAAPSATDALVTP from the coding sequence ATGACCGCAGACATCGCACCGGACGTCGCCGCTTACTACGGGACCCACAGCGACTACTCAGATCCCGGCTCGCTCGCCGCCCGATTTGCCGACCTCCCGACAGACCTGGCGCTGCTCGCCCGGGTAGTTCGCAATCTGCTGATACATCGAGCGGAGGGTGCGATGTTCGGGCGTGCCATCGCCGTCGACCGCCTTCACCACGATGCCGAGACACGGTACGTCGACGGGATCGTCCGGCTGCTCGTCGAGCGCGACGGCCGGTCGCTGACCCTGCCCCGCGAAGTCGGCGACCGGTTCGTCGGCGTGTGCCGCGACTTCGCGCTCCTACACTGCTCGTTCCTTCGCAGCGCGGGCGTTCCGGCCCGCATCCGCTGTGGCTTCGCCACGTATCTCGACGCCGACTTGCACAGCGACCATGTGGTCACCGAGTACTGGGACGCGCTACGCGGATGGCGGCTGGCCGATCCGCAGATGGCTGATCCCCGGAGCGCAGCCGCGTTCGGCCTCGACTTCGATCCGATGGACGTCCCGCGCGAGCGCTTCCTCGTCGCCGGAACTGCGTGGCGGGCCATCCGCGAGGGTCATGCGGACCCCCTGACCTTCGGACACTGGCGACCCGAGGATCCGTTGGCGGGCGAATGGTTCGTCGCGCAGAGCGTCCGCCTCGACGTCGCGGCGGTCAACAAGGCCGAGATGTTGCTGTGGGACATCTGGGGAACGGCGGAGGACGGCTATCGCGCCGTGAGCGACGCGCAGCGCGACCTCTACGACCGCGTGACGGAAGCCGTGGCAGACGAGGTGGACTTCGACGCGGCACGCGCCCTGTACTCGCGCGACGACCGCCTGCGGGTACCCCGCAGGGTGTGGTCGCTCGCGCCCTTCAGCGGGCCGGCCCACGTCGATCTGCGCGCCGCCCCGTCCGCCACGGACGCGCTGGTCACCCCCTGA
- a CDS encoding N-acetyltransferase family protein: protein MTETMRPMTVADLNQILEDMPRYWGERDMRAGHHYPLVHEFGATCLVADSPDGIRGYLMGWVNPDRVGYVHFIATRDDARGTGLGRRLHAEFARLAAELGATRLKAITSVANTGSVAFHTSIGFISEVVEDYAGPGQARVVFTRALH, encoded by the coding sequence ATGACCGAGACCATGCGCCCCATGACCGTCGCGGACCTGAACCAGATTCTCGAGGACATGCCCCGCTACTGGGGCGAGCGCGACATGCGCGCAGGCCACCACTACCCGCTGGTCCACGAGTTCGGCGCCACCTGCCTGGTCGCCGACTCCCCGGACGGCATCCGCGGCTACCTGATGGGCTGGGTGAACCCCGACCGCGTCGGCTACGTCCACTTCATCGCCACCCGCGACGACGCCCGCGGGACGGGCCTCGGCCGCCGATTGCATGCCGAGTTCGCCCGGTTGGCCGCGGAGCTCGGCGCCACCCGGCTCAAGGCGATCACCTCCGTGGCGAACACCGGCAGCGTCGCGTTCCACACCAGCATCGGATTCATCTCAGAGGTCGTCGAGGACTACGCCGGGCCCGGCCAGGCGCGCGTGGTGTTCACCCGCGCGCTACATTGA